DNA sequence from the Liolophura sinensis isolate JHLJ2023 chromosome 1, CUHK_Ljap_v2, whole genome shotgun sequence genome:
TCTAGAACTACGTGTAATCTGTTTGATAACCTTGATGAGCCAGGATACTGGAGGAAAGTATACTCCTTTTATGATGAAGTTCTGCGTCTGAAAGCCGATAAAATGAAGCCGGAGAAGAAAAAAGACCTAATAGAGCTTGACAAGTGGTAAGCAGAGCTCTCTAGTCTTATAAGGAAGTTGTATGTCTACCCTAACTCGTTTTCTTATGCTGGCCTAGCGTGGTTGGAGTCTCGACGTGTACActgttaatttcgtactcaacgaaggtccaggccgattgtctttgttattgtgtttgttgtctttaggttggtgtcttttatttgcgcgagacttgttcgataacaaagacaatcagcctggaccttcgttgagcacgaaattaatattgtaaccaTTGAGACTCCAACGACGCTAAGCCAGTACaggaaaaggagttggagtcttgtATCTACCATAGCTCTACATAGCCTACCTCTACACCTTTATAAGGGGctgaattaacatttaatgGATAATTATTGATATCAACAAATGAATTAGTGATGTCAATTATTGAAATAGAGATGTTGATAACTTAATTAGCAGTACCAGTAACAATAAATAGTGGCATTTATTGGAAGTTTTATCAGAACcaagtaaaacaaatgaaatttgtcaaatttatgTTACACTAACAGGGTTTTGTACTAGTTCCTGTATTGCTCATACTACCGTGACCCGTCTTGAGCACCACACAGTTGGCTCCATTAATTGCTGACCTACATAGGTGAGACCGCCCTGATTCTGCTGCCTTTCAGTCTCGATGGCTGACCCTTGCTACGTCAGCCACAGTAAATACAGACATTTTCTCTCAGCCTCTTTTTCATAGCAGTGTAGAGGGAGCAGTGATTTCCATTGAAGCAATCAGGATTtaaatgatttatcgatatcaataaatttgatatcgataaatttattgatatcgatgaGTTATTTATCCATATCGATAAttttcgattaaatgttaatttggcccccTTACACCTTCACTAATACCATAGGATAGAGCTGTACAACATTGTATTTGATTCTCTTTGAGTAGTGCCAGAGTTCTGCCAACTTTCAACTCAGGCACTTTTCTTGTGTTTCCTGCGAAAGTACAAACCTGCACAAATATGCACATACTACAGTTTCAATGAGGTAACTTGCATACTCCTGGCTGGGTGGAGAAGAGAAGAGCCAGGGCTACATTTACACGTATCTGAGTTCACTTCACTATCATCATAAATGTCCACGCTAGGATAATTCATCAAGCTATAGGCCTGTTGTAAAGACAAAGTTGTAACCTGTGCTGAAAGCAGATTCACTTCTCATCATTCTTCAATGAATTGTCTTAGCACTGTagatcaaatacatgtatgtttataccaCTGCATGCTACACAGGTATAGGGTGGACCATgctatatataaaacacaacaaatcGATCTTTTAATTTGATGCAATTAAGAGCCTGTGAAACCAAGGGAAAAAATGGCTGTTGAACTCCTATTGATAGGACTTCTTCAGTTGTTTCTATTCCTGGGAGGACTGCAAGGTGGCAGTGACTGAGTTACATGTCCCAGAAATAGGGGAAATAGTATAGTTGTTTGTGTGATCTGTATGAAATACTGACATGTACGGGGATGTCTGTCACCACAAAAAGTCTTAGAAGACTTTATGAAAGAGtttatcaaaaaattaattCACTGAAATTATGAGTGAAGATGTGCTCGGTTCATTCAGCTTTCTAGTATGCTTAGGTTGTGAACCACTATGTTATTAGCCAACATATAGCATTTATGCATGAGCACCACCATTTGGATCCAGCTTAAGTCctgcacatgtatatccttTTTTGTGTCAGGTTCCAAACTGAACTGCCAGAAGTCATAGGGTCTCGAAAGGAGAAGTTCATAAACAAGGCAGAGCTGTGTAAAGTGATGAAATGGAAATTGACAgtaagtgtatatatgtatgtctattGGAAGAGCAGAAAATCACAACAAACTTTTGAcacgccatactctagaattttccacttatgcCATGAAGATCAGATTTGTGCAGAGATTGAGGTAAATGCTAAGACCTTTGGTAGTTATCAACAAATATTCCCATGTCTGAAATACAGACTTGGGGTTTTTGTGGGATacaggtggtcttcaacaaacataagaatttcaaaatttctcCACGAGCACGATTTACCATTTATTATCACCAAGTGTTTTTCCATGGCTGGGAGTGCCATTGCCCCACCCCGTCGGCtcctaacaaaaatattttatctgcAAGAATGTTGTGTTTTAAGAGGTGTCAGGGCTAATGAATAATGTTTTCTGATGACATTGTATTCTTGTGTCCAGAGGTTAATAGCCCACTGAGATATCAGATATGTAAGGTGTGTAACTCCCagtaaagcaaacaaaataaagtTATTATATATTGATCTCTTACATACTGTTAATTGTTTCAGCGCGGCAAGTTCCGCCCACGGTTAACACAGATGGTAGCTGAAAACAGTGAAGATTTGGTCAAGGAGAGCAGCAGAGAGGCATTCAAAAAGCTTCCAGATGTGATAGGAGCCATCAGCTGTCTGACTGTTCTAAAGGCTGTGGGGCCAGCAACTGCTTCAGGTGACAGTTCTAAGATCTTATCCGTATTCACTGATGATAATGATTTGGAATGCCTTTGAGAAAGTTTTTTGTGGATTTCTGTGACTGTCAAGacatttttgcctttttttgcattttgaaaTCATATATTTAGCATCATGGGAAAGCTAGGTTTTTAACAAGGATGTTTATAGTGGTTTGTGGGAACTTTTTATGTTACAAAAAGTTATGACTTTGATATATTTGCTTTTCAATGATCTCAGACCAGAAAGTCATGCATGTCCCTTTAACAAGGGAGTATGGTGAGCCATAGGGCCTACATGCCACCTTGAGACTGATGTAAGCAAGTAGATCTAGCTGTAATTTATATGTGCCAAGTAATAACCACATGAAATTAGTCAAGCACCCACACATTCAGATTGTGATGTTAAACACAATCTACTTATGGTTTCGATAATATAATATTGTAACATATGTGAAAGTTGCATTATGCTATAGTTATTGGTCATATTTTGTTACTAGCTGTTTTGGCGGCAGGCTGCCCTGATGAAGTACCGTTCATGGCTGATGAAAGCATGCTGGCAATCCCTGGACTACAACCCCTCCAGTACACTCTTAGCTTCTACAGGACCTATGTGAAAGAGGTTAGCCAGATCAGAAAATCTTTAAACAAAAAAggtaattttttaattttgaaaatgaataccTGCCTATGTCATCATGATGTTGTTGTAGAGTTTTAATAATCAAGGCTCAAATGGGGACCTACTTTTTTGTCTCCTGaggtatatttatgcaaattattatttttgtctaGACCTGTGTATTATTGCTtttgaaattttcagaaattgaGTGTTTTATCACCGTCAGCATACTCCGCCAAAGGGTTCATATTGTCACAGTGTCTGTCTGCGTGCACAATGTGATAACAGTGGCAGTCAGTATGGTTGAGATAAGATTTCATATTTGGTATACAGGTTGATAttgaggtgaaatacatgttcatatgttTCCAATTTAAACTTTACTATTTGTATcaaatttccaatttttgtcacaaataaataaaacagtaaacagATGTTTATTAGCATGTTCTGTTTTACCTGATTATCTTGCATGTTCTATTTCTAGAGTTTCACAGGTGCAAAGCTCTTAACTTGCTAGGATTGTGTTTGTCACACTCACTTTCTGTTCTCAGATTTATTGCTAAGGCTGTTGcttaatgctgtactcaggaTGTTCGCATCTGTACAAGAGAATTTAGTTCTGTGGATTGGACAAACCAAACTAGATACAGTAAAACATTGCTCCTCTGTGGGTTATagcacaacaataaaatagATCTTGTGTTCTTTTGCATATTGTCGCTTTTGTGCACTTTTCAGATGATACAAAAGATTGGACAGCCAACAAGATACAGTTAACCTTGTGGACCTATCATCTTGGTAAACAATTAAAACCTGAACTTTTCACAGAGAAGGGCACAACAGTGAACTGTACCTCGTCAAGCAAGAGCAACACCATAAAACCTTCAGATACACTTACACAGGATAAAGTCGGAGAGGAAAAGTCTAGAAAAGTCCGAAAGTCTGAAGACGAAGGAAGGCAAAGACTGCCCTTGAAGAGAAAGCGCAAATCCTAATACTAGGCAATTGAACTGATGATACATTTTCAGGGGGAGATATTTCACAATAGCCATGCA
Encoded proteins:
- the LOC135461838 gene encoding uncharacterized protein LOC135461838, giving the protein MSRTTCNLFDNLDEPGYWRKVYSFYDEVLRLKADKMKPEKKKDLIELDKWFQTELPEVIGSRKEKFINKAELCKVMKWKLTRGKFRPRLTQMVAENSEDLVKESSREAFKKLPDVIGAISCLTVLKAVGPATASAVLAAGCPDEVPFMADESMLAIPGLQPLQYTLSFYRTYVKEVSQIRKSLNKKDDTKDWTANKIQLTLWTYHLGKQLKPELFTEKGTTVNCTSSSKSNTIKPSDTLTQDKVGEEKSRKVRKSEDEGRQRLPLKRKRKS